In Populus nigra chromosome 1, ddPopNigr1.1, whole genome shotgun sequence, one genomic interval encodes:
- the LOC133681122 gene encoding E3 ubiquitin-protein ligase KEG isoform X2 yields the protein MKVPCCSVCQTRYDEEERVPLLLQCGHGFCKDCLSRMFSASTDTTLVCPRCRHVSVVGNSVTALKKNFAVLALLHSSSSSSAAANFDCDYTDDEGDGDEEDFEEERCSRGSDASSSGACGPVIDVGAHPEVKLVKKIGEGRSKSGMETWTAVIGGGGVHGKKVCRHRVAVKKVEIGEEMEVDWVLGQLESLRKAAMWCRNVCTFHGVVKMDGCLGIVTDRCYGSVESEMQRNEGRLTLEQILRYGADIARGVAELHAAGVVCMNIKPSNLLLDSSGRAVVSDYGLAAILKKPACRKARSECDSAKIHSCMDCTMLSPSYTAPEAWEPVKKSLNLFWDDAIGISVESDAWSFGCALVEMCTGSIPWAGLSADEIYRAVVKGRKLPPQYASVVGVGMPRELWKMIGECLQFKASKRPAFSAMLAIFLRHLQELPRSPPASPDNFAKYPRSYVKEPPLASDLEVFQDNPGHLHRLVSEGDVSGVRELLAKVASRNDNFPISMLLEAQNADGQTALHLACRRGSSELVRAILEYREADVDVLDKDGDPPLVFALAAGSPECVRALIERGANVRSRLREGFGPSVAHVCAYHGQPDCMRELLLAGADPNAIDDEGESVLHRAVSKKYTDCALVILENGGCGSMAVPNSKNLTPLHLCVATWNVAVVRRWVEVASPEEIADAIDIPSPVGTALCMAAAAKKDHETEGRELVRILLFAGADPTAQDAQHGRTALHTAAMANDVELVKIILDAGVDVNIRNVQNTIPLHVALARGAKSCVGLLLSAGANCNMQDDEGDNAFHIAAETAKMIRENLEWLILMLRNSNAAVEVRNHSGKTLRDFLEALPREWISEDLMEALVNRGVHLSPTIFEVGDWVKFKRSVTTPTHGWQGAKHKSVGFVQTVVDKDNLIVSFCSGEARVLANEVLKVIPLDRGQHVQLKQDVKEPRFGWRGQSRDSIGTVLCVDDDGILRVGFPGASRGWKADPAEMERVEEFKVGDWVRIRPTLTTAKHGLGSVTPGSIGIVYCIRPDNSLLLELSYLPNPWHCEPEEVEPVAPFKIGDRVCVKRSVAEPRYAWGGETHHSVGRISEIENDGLLIIEIPNRPIPWQADPSDMEKVEDFKVGDWVRVKASVSSPKYGWEDITRNSIGVIHSLEEDGDMGVAFCFRSKPFCCSVTDVEKVPPFEMGQEIHVLSSVTQPRLGWSNESPATVGKIVRIDMDGALNVRVTGRHSLWKVSPGDAERLSGFEVGDWVRSKPSLGTRPSYDWNSIGKESLAVVHSIQETGYLELACCFRKGRWIAHHTDIEKVPCFKVGQHVRFRTGLSEPRWGWRGALPDSRGIITSVHADGEVRVAFFHLPGLWRGDPADLEVEHIFEVGEWVKLREDVSNWKSVGPGSVGVVQGIGYDGDEWDGSIYVGFCGEQERWAGPTSHLERVERLMVGQKVRVKLSVKQPRFGWSGHSHGSVGTISAIDADGKLRIYTPVGSKTWMLDPSEVELVEDEELHIGDWVKVRASVSTPTHQWGEVNHSSTGVVHRMENGDLWVSFCFLEKLWLCKALEMERIRPFKVGDKVKIREGLVTPRWGWGMETHASKGQVVGVDANGKLRIKFHWREGRPWIGDPADIVLDES from the exons atgaaagtCCCTTGCTGCTCAGTTTGCCAAACGCGGTATGACGAAGAAGAGAGAGTTCCTCTACTTCTCCAATGCGGTCATGGATTCTGCAAAGACTGTCTCTCTCGAATGTTCTCTGCTTCTACCGATACAACACTTGTCTGCCCTAGATGCCGACACGTGTCGGTCGTAGGCAACTCAGTCACCGCACTGAAGAAGAACTTCGCCGTTTTAGCTCTGCTCCATTCCTCCTCGTCGTCTTCGGCGGCAGCGAACTTCGATTGCGATTACACTGACGACGAGGGTGATGGTGATGAAGAGGATTTCGAGGAGGAGAGGTGTAGCCGCGGGTCCGACGCGTCGAGTTCTGGTGCCTGTGGGCCGGTGATTGATGTCGGGGCCCACCCGGAGGTGAAGTTGGTGAAGAAAATTGGCGAAGGGAGGAGTAAATCTGGCATGGAGACGTGGACGGCGGTGATTGGTGGCGGCGGGGTCCATGGGAAGAAGGTGTGTAGGCACCGGGTGGCGGTGAAGAAGGTGGAGATAGGGGAGGAGATGGAGGTGGACTGGGTGTTAGGGCAGTTGGAGAGTTTGAGAAAGGCGGCGATGTGGTGTAGGAATGTGTGTACTTTTCATGGGGTTGTAAAAATGGATGGGTGTTTAGGGATTGTTACGGATAGGTGTTATGGTTCTGTTGAATCGGAGATGCAAAGGAATGAAGGAAGGCTTACTCTCGAGCAAATTCTAAG ATATGGTGCTGATATAGCTCGAGGAGTGGCTGAACTTCACGCAGCAGGTGTTGTTTGCATGAACATAAAACCGTCGAATCTTCTTTTGGATTCAAGTGGTCGTGCGGTTGTTTCTGATTATGGACTTGCTGCAATTCTAAAGAAACCTGCCTGTAGGAAAGCTCGATCGGAGTGTGATTCTGCAAAAATCCATTCATGCATGGACTGTACAATGCTTAGTCCAAGCTATACAGCTCCAGAGGCATGGGAGCCAGTAAAGAAATCATTGAATCTGTTCTGGGATGATGCAATAGGTATATCCGTGGAGTCAGACGCCTGGAGTTTTGGTTGTGCTTTGGTGGAGATGTGCACCGGTTCTATCCc GTGGGCTGGTTTAAGTGCAGATGAAATTTATCGAGCTGTTGTGAAGGGTCGAAAGTTGCCTCCACAGTATGCAAGTGTAGTAGGTGTTGGAATGCCTAGAGAATTGTGGAAGATGATTGGAGAATGCCTACAATTCAAAGCATCGAAAAGGCCAGCATTTAGTGCAATGTTAGCAATATTCCTCCGTCATTTGCAAGAGTTGCCACGCAGCCCTCCCGCAAGTCCTGATAA CTTTGCAAAATATCCTAGGTCATATGTGAAGGAACCTCCCCTTGCTTCTGATTTGGAGGTATTTCAGGATAACCCTGGCCATCTACATCGATTAGTGTCAGAAGGGGATGTTAGTGGCGTTAG GGAATTACTTGCAAAGGTTGCATCACGAAATGACAATTTCCCAATATCTATGCTATTAGAAGCGCAGAATGCTGATGGCCAAACTGCTCTTCATCTAGCTTGCAGACGTGGTAGTTCAGAGCTTGTTAGGGCTATATTGGAGTACAGAGAGGCAGATGTTGATGTATTGGACAAAGATGGGGATCCTCCGCTTGTTTTTGCTTTAGCTGCAGGATCCCCAGAATGTGTTCGTGCTCTCATTGAAAGAGGGGCTAATGTAAGATCTAGGTTGAGGGAAGGTTTTGGTCCATCTGTTGCTCATGTTTGTGCATACCATGGCCAACCTGATTGCATGCGT GAGCTGCTATTGGCTGGAGCTGATCCGAATGCAATTGATGATGAAGGTGAATCTGTATTGCACAGAGCTGTTTCCAAGAAATATACAGATTGTGCTCTTGTTATACTGGAAAATGGGGGTTGTGGGTCCATGGCTGtcccaaattcaaaaaatttgac GCCATTGCACTTGTGTGTAGCAACATGGAATGTGGCTGTTGTGAGAAGGTGGGTAGAAGTTGCATCCCCAGAAGAAATTGCTGATGCCATTGATATACCAAGTCCTGTTGGAACTGCATTATGCATGGCGGCTGCTGCGAAGAAAGATCATGAAACTG AAGGGAGAGAACTTGTGCGAATATTACTTTTTGCTGGAGCAGATCCAACTGCCCAAGATGCTCAACATGGGCGAACAGCCTTACATACTGCTGCTATGGCAAATGATGTTGAATTGGTCAAA ATTATTCTTGATGCTGGAGTGGATGTAAACATTCGGAACGTGCAGAATACAATACCTCTCCATGTAGCCTTGGCAAGAGGGGCAAAGTCATGTGTTGGGTTGCTCTTATCTGCAGGGGCAAATTGTAATATGCAG GATGATGAAGGGGACAATGCTTTCCACATAGCAGCTGAAACAGCAAAAATGATACGTGAGAATCTTGAATGGCTCATCCTTATGCTCAGGAATTCTAATGCTGCTGTTGAAGTTAGAAACCACAG TGGTAAGACACTCCGTGACTTTTTGGAGGCCCTTCCTCGGGAATGGATTTCTGAAGATTTGATGGAGGCACTTGTGAATAGGGGAGTTCATCTATCTCCTACAAT ATTTGAAGTGGGGGATTGGGTGAAGTTCAAAAGAAGTGTCACTACTCCTACGCATGGGTGGCAAGGTGCAAAACACAAAAGTGTAGGCTTTGTGCAAACTGTTGTGGACAAGGACAACCTTATTGTGTCATTTTGCTCTGGAGAGGCTCGTGTGCTAGCCAATGAAGTTTTGAAGGTGATTCCTTTGGATAGGGGACAGCATGTCCAGCTTAAGCAAGATGTCAAAGAACCACG GTTTGGCTGGCGTGGTCAATCACGTGACAGCATCGGAACTGTTTTATGTGTTGACGATGATGGCATTCTTCGTGTTGGATTTCCGGGAGCATCTAGAGGATGGAAAGCTGACCCTGCCGAGATGGAAAGAGTCGAAGAATTTAAGGTGGGTGACTGGGTTCGCATCCGGCCCACACTTACAACTGCCAAGCACGGTCTTGGATCTGTCACACCTGGGAGCATTGGTATTGTGTATTGTATTAGACCAGATAATAGTCTTTTGTTAGAGTTGAGCTATCTTCCAAATCCATGGCATTGTGAACCAGAGGAGGTTGAGCCTGTTGCTCCTTTCAAG ATTGGTGACCGGGTGTGTGTGAAGCGATCTGTTGCAGAACCTAGATATGCTTGGGGCGGCGAAACACATCACAGTGTTGGAAGAATTAGTGAGATAGAGAATGATGGCTTGCTTATAATTGAAATACCAAATCGACCTATACCATGGCAGGCTGATCCATCAGACATGGAAAAGGTTGAAGATTTTAAG GTTGGGGATTGGGTTAGAGTGAAGGCTTCAGTATCTTCTCCAAAGTATGGATGGGAAGACATCACACGGAACAGTATTGGGGTAATTCACAGCCTGGAAGAGGATGGTGACATGGGTGTGGCATTCTGTTTCAGAAGCAAGCCTTTTTGTTGCTCTGTGACAGATGTTGAAAAGGTGCCTCCTTTTGAAATGGGACAAGAGATACATGTCTTGTCATCTGTGACTCAACCACGTCTTGGATGGTCAAATGAAAGTCCTGCAACTGTTGGAAAGATTGTGAGAATTGACATGGATGGAGCTTTGAAT GTGAGGGTTACTGGCAGACATAGCTTGTGGAAAGTTTCTCCTGGAGATGCAGAAAGGCTTTCGGGATTTGAAGTTGGTGATTGGGTACGTTCCAAACCTAGTTTGGGGACCAGACCTAGTTATGATTGGAATAGTATTGGGAAGGAAAGTTTAGCTGTTGTACACAGCATACAAGAGACAGGTTATCTAGAACTGGCTTGTTGTTTCCGTAAAGGAAGATGGATTGCTCATCACACAGATATTGAAAAGGTACCTTGTTTCAAAGTTGGGCAGCATGTTCGGTTTCGAACTGGACTGTCGGAGCCGAGATGGGGCTGGAGAGGGGCTCTGCCTGATTCGCGAGGCATAATCACCTCTGTTCATGCTGATGGAGAAGTGAGGGTTGCATTCTTTCATTTGCCAGGGTTGTGGAGAGGAGATCCTGCAGATCTCGAGGTTGAACATATATTTGAAGTGGGTGAGTGGGTGAAACTGAGGGAAGATGTTAGTAACTGGAAATCTGTTGGACCAGGCAGTGTGGGTGTTGTACAGGGTATAGGATATGATGGAGATGAGTGGGATGGAAGCATATATGTTGGTTTTTGCGGGGAGCAAGAAAGATGGGCGGGGCCTACTTCCCACCTTGAAAGAGTTGAAAGACTCATGGTTGGGCAGAAAGTTAGGGTTAAACTTTCTGTGAAGCAGCCAAGGTTTGGGTGGTCAGGCCACAGTCATGGAAGTGTTGGAACCATATCGGCAATTGATGCTGATGGGAAGCTGAGAATATACACTCCAGTAGGCTCCAAGACTTGGATGCTTGATCCATCAGAAGTGGAGCTGGTAGAGGATGAAGAACTTCACATTGGAGATTGGGTGAAGGTTAGGGCATCCGTTTCAACACCAACACACCAGTGGGGAGAAGTGAATCATTCAAGCACTGGAGTGGTGCATCGGATGGAAAATGGGGACCTATGGGTTTCATTCTGTTTCCTGGAGAAGCTGTGGCTTTGCAAGGCTTTGGAAATGGAACGAATTAGACCATTCAAAGTAGGCGACAAGGTGAAAATTAGAGAAGGTCTGGTAACACCTCGGTGGGGGTGGGGAATGGAGACTCATGCAAGCAAGGGCCAGGTAGTTGGGGTAGATGCAAATGGAAAGTTGAGGATTAAGTTTCATTGGAGAGAAGGGAGGCCATGGATCGGAGATCCTGCTGACATTGTTCTTGATGAGAGCTAA
- the LOC133681122 gene encoding E3 ubiquitin-protein ligase KEG isoform X1 has product MKVPCCSVCQTRYDEEERVPLLLQCGHGFCKDCLSRMFSASTDTTLVCPRCRHVSVVGNSVTALKKNFAVLALLHSSSSSSAAANFDCDYTDDEGDGDEEDFEEERCSRGSDASSSGACGPVIDVGAHPEVKLVKKIGEGRSKSGMETWTAVIGGGGVHGKKVCRHRVAVKKVEIGEEMEVDWVLGQLESLRKAAMWCRNVCTFHGVVKMDGCLGIVTDRCYGSVESEMQRNEGRLTLEQILRYGADIARGVAELHAAGVVCMNIKPSNLLLDSSGRAVVSDYGLAAILKKPACRKARSECDSAKIHSCMDCTMLSPSYTAPEAWEPVKKSLNLFWDDAIGISVESDAWSFGCALVEMCTGSIPWAGLSADEIYRAVVKGRKLPPQYASVVGVGMPRELWKMIGECLQFKASKRPAFSAMLAIFLRHLQELPRSPPASPDNSFAKYPRSYVKEPPLASDLEVFQDNPGHLHRLVSEGDVSGVRELLAKVASRNDNFPISMLLEAQNADGQTALHLACRRGSSELVRAILEYREADVDVLDKDGDPPLVFALAAGSPECVRALIERGANVRSRLREGFGPSVAHVCAYHGQPDCMRELLLAGADPNAIDDEGESVLHRAVSKKYTDCALVILENGGCGSMAVPNSKNLTPLHLCVATWNVAVVRRWVEVASPEEIADAIDIPSPVGTALCMAAAAKKDHETEGRELVRILLFAGADPTAQDAQHGRTALHTAAMANDVELVKIILDAGVDVNIRNVQNTIPLHVALARGAKSCVGLLLSAGANCNMQDDEGDNAFHIAAETAKMIRENLEWLILMLRNSNAAVEVRNHSGKTLRDFLEALPREWISEDLMEALVNRGVHLSPTIFEVGDWVKFKRSVTTPTHGWQGAKHKSVGFVQTVVDKDNLIVSFCSGEARVLANEVLKVIPLDRGQHVQLKQDVKEPRFGWRGQSRDSIGTVLCVDDDGILRVGFPGASRGWKADPAEMERVEEFKVGDWVRIRPTLTTAKHGLGSVTPGSIGIVYCIRPDNSLLLELSYLPNPWHCEPEEVEPVAPFKIGDRVCVKRSVAEPRYAWGGETHHSVGRISEIENDGLLIIEIPNRPIPWQADPSDMEKVEDFKVGDWVRVKASVSSPKYGWEDITRNSIGVIHSLEEDGDMGVAFCFRSKPFCCSVTDVEKVPPFEMGQEIHVLSSVTQPRLGWSNESPATVGKIVRIDMDGALNVRVTGRHSLWKVSPGDAERLSGFEVGDWVRSKPSLGTRPSYDWNSIGKESLAVVHSIQETGYLELACCFRKGRWIAHHTDIEKVPCFKVGQHVRFRTGLSEPRWGWRGALPDSRGIITSVHADGEVRVAFFHLPGLWRGDPADLEVEHIFEVGEWVKLREDVSNWKSVGPGSVGVVQGIGYDGDEWDGSIYVGFCGEQERWAGPTSHLERVERLMVGQKVRVKLSVKQPRFGWSGHSHGSVGTISAIDADGKLRIYTPVGSKTWMLDPSEVELVEDEELHIGDWVKVRASVSTPTHQWGEVNHSSTGVVHRMENGDLWVSFCFLEKLWLCKALEMERIRPFKVGDKVKIREGLVTPRWGWGMETHASKGQVVGVDANGKLRIKFHWREGRPWIGDPADIVLDES; this is encoded by the exons atgaaagtCCCTTGCTGCTCAGTTTGCCAAACGCGGTATGACGAAGAAGAGAGAGTTCCTCTACTTCTCCAATGCGGTCATGGATTCTGCAAAGACTGTCTCTCTCGAATGTTCTCTGCTTCTACCGATACAACACTTGTCTGCCCTAGATGCCGACACGTGTCGGTCGTAGGCAACTCAGTCACCGCACTGAAGAAGAACTTCGCCGTTTTAGCTCTGCTCCATTCCTCCTCGTCGTCTTCGGCGGCAGCGAACTTCGATTGCGATTACACTGACGACGAGGGTGATGGTGATGAAGAGGATTTCGAGGAGGAGAGGTGTAGCCGCGGGTCCGACGCGTCGAGTTCTGGTGCCTGTGGGCCGGTGATTGATGTCGGGGCCCACCCGGAGGTGAAGTTGGTGAAGAAAATTGGCGAAGGGAGGAGTAAATCTGGCATGGAGACGTGGACGGCGGTGATTGGTGGCGGCGGGGTCCATGGGAAGAAGGTGTGTAGGCACCGGGTGGCGGTGAAGAAGGTGGAGATAGGGGAGGAGATGGAGGTGGACTGGGTGTTAGGGCAGTTGGAGAGTTTGAGAAAGGCGGCGATGTGGTGTAGGAATGTGTGTACTTTTCATGGGGTTGTAAAAATGGATGGGTGTTTAGGGATTGTTACGGATAGGTGTTATGGTTCTGTTGAATCGGAGATGCAAAGGAATGAAGGAAGGCTTACTCTCGAGCAAATTCTAAG ATATGGTGCTGATATAGCTCGAGGAGTGGCTGAACTTCACGCAGCAGGTGTTGTTTGCATGAACATAAAACCGTCGAATCTTCTTTTGGATTCAAGTGGTCGTGCGGTTGTTTCTGATTATGGACTTGCTGCAATTCTAAAGAAACCTGCCTGTAGGAAAGCTCGATCGGAGTGTGATTCTGCAAAAATCCATTCATGCATGGACTGTACAATGCTTAGTCCAAGCTATACAGCTCCAGAGGCATGGGAGCCAGTAAAGAAATCATTGAATCTGTTCTGGGATGATGCAATAGGTATATCCGTGGAGTCAGACGCCTGGAGTTTTGGTTGTGCTTTGGTGGAGATGTGCACCGGTTCTATCCc GTGGGCTGGTTTAAGTGCAGATGAAATTTATCGAGCTGTTGTGAAGGGTCGAAAGTTGCCTCCACAGTATGCAAGTGTAGTAGGTGTTGGAATGCCTAGAGAATTGTGGAAGATGATTGGAGAATGCCTACAATTCAAAGCATCGAAAAGGCCAGCATTTAGTGCAATGTTAGCAATATTCCTCCGTCATTTGCAAGAGTTGCCACGCAGCCCTCCCGCAAGTCCTGATAA CAGCTTTGCAAAATATCCTAGGTCATATGTGAAGGAACCTCCCCTTGCTTCTGATTTGGAGGTATTTCAGGATAACCCTGGCCATCTACATCGATTAGTGTCAGAAGGGGATGTTAGTGGCGTTAG GGAATTACTTGCAAAGGTTGCATCACGAAATGACAATTTCCCAATATCTATGCTATTAGAAGCGCAGAATGCTGATGGCCAAACTGCTCTTCATCTAGCTTGCAGACGTGGTAGTTCAGAGCTTGTTAGGGCTATATTGGAGTACAGAGAGGCAGATGTTGATGTATTGGACAAAGATGGGGATCCTCCGCTTGTTTTTGCTTTAGCTGCAGGATCCCCAGAATGTGTTCGTGCTCTCATTGAAAGAGGGGCTAATGTAAGATCTAGGTTGAGGGAAGGTTTTGGTCCATCTGTTGCTCATGTTTGTGCATACCATGGCCAACCTGATTGCATGCGT GAGCTGCTATTGGCTGGAGCTGATCCGAATGCAATTGATGATGAAGGTGAATCTGTATTGCACAGAGCTGTTTCCAAGAAATATACAGATTGTGCTCTTGTTATACTGGAAAATGGGGGTTGTGGGTCCATGGCTGtcccaaattcaaaaaatttgac GCCATTGCACTTGTGTGTAGCAACATGGAATGTGGCTGTTGTGAGAAGGTGGGTAGAAGTTGCATCCCCAGAAGAAATTGCTGATGCCATTGATATACCAAGTCCTGTTGGAACTGCATTATGCATGGCGGCTGCTGCGAAGAAAGATCATGAAACTG AAGGGAGAGAACTTGTGCGAATATTACTTTTTGCTGGAGCAGATCCAACTGCCCAAGATGCTCAACATGGGCGAACAGCCTTACATACTGCTGCTATGGCAAATGATGTTGAATTGGTCAAA ATTATTCTTGATGCTGGAGTGGATGTAAACATTCGGAACGTGCAGAATACAATACCTCTCCATGTAGCCTTGGCAAGAGGGGCAAAGTCATGTGTTGGGTTGCTCTTATCTGCAGGGGCAAATTGTAATATGCAG GATGATGAAGGGGACAATGCTTTCCACATAGCAGCTGAAACAGCAAAAATGATACGTGAGAATCTTGAATGGCTCATCCTTATGCTCAGGAATTCTAATGCTGCTGTTGAAGTTAGAAACCACAG TGGTAAGACACTCCGTGACTTTTTGGAGGCCCTTCCTCGGGAATGGATTTCTGAAGATTTGATGGAGGCACTTGTGAATAGGGGAGTTCATCTATCTCCTACAAT ATTTGAAGTGGGGGATTGGGTGAAGTTCAAAAGAAGTGTCACTACTCCTACGCATGGGTGGCAAGGTGCAAAACACAAAAGTGTAGGCTTTGTGCAAACTGTTGTGGACAAGGACAACCTTATTGTGTCATTTTGCTCTGGAGAGGCTCGTGTGCTAGCCAATGAAGTTTTGAAGGTGATTCCTTTGGATAGGGGACAGCATGTCCAGCTTAAGCAAGATGTCAAAGAACCACG GTTTGGCTGGCGTGGTCAATCACGTGACAGCATCGGAACTGTTTTATGTGTTGACGATGATGGCATTCTTCGTGTTGGATTTCCGGGAGCATCTAGAGGATGGAAAGCTGACCCTGCCGAGATGGAAAGAGTCGAAGAATTTAAGGTGGGTGACTGGGTTCGCATCCGGCCCACACTTACAACTGCCAAGCACGGTCTTGGATCTGTCACACCTGGGAGCATTGGTATTGTGTATTGTATTAGACCAGATAATAGTCTTTTGTTAGAGTTGAGCTATCTTCCAAATCCATGGCATTGTGAACCAGAGGAGGTTGAGCCTGTTGCTCCTTTCAAG ATTGGTGACCGGGTGTGTGTGAAGCGATCTGTTGCAGAACCTAGATATGCTTGGGGCGGCGAAACACATCACAGTGTTGGAAGAATTAGTGAGATAGAGAATGATGGCTTGCTTATAATTGAAATACCAAATCGACCTATACCATGGCAGGCTGATCCATCAGACATGGAAAAGGTTGAAGATTTTAAG GTTGGGGATTGGGTTAGAGTGAAGGCTTCAGTATCTTCTCCAAAGTATGGATGGGAAGACATCACACGGAACAGTATTGGGGTAATTCACAGCCTGGAAGAGGATGGTGACATGGGTGTGGCATTCTGTTTCAGAAGCAAGCCTTTTTGTTGCTCTGTGACAGATGTTGAAAAGGTGCCTCCTTTTGAAATGGGACAAGAGATACATGTCTTGTCATCTGTGACTCAACCACGTCTTGGATGGTCAAATGAAAGTCCTGCAACTGTTGGAAAGATTGTGAGAATTGACATGGATGGAGCTTTGAAT GTGAGGGTTACTGGCAGACATAGCTTGTGGAAAGTTTCTCCTGGAGATGCAGAAAGGCTTTCGGGATTTGAAGTTGGTGATTGGGTACGTTCCAAACCTAGTTTGGGGACCAGACCTAGTTATGATTGGAATAGTATTGGGAAGGAAAGTTTAGCTGTTGTACACAGCATACAAGAGACAGGTTATCTAGAACTGGCTTGTTGTTTCCGTAAAGGAAGATGGATTGCTCATCACACAGATATTGAAAAGGTACCTTGTTTCAAAGTTGGGCAGCATGTTCGGTTTCGAACTGGACTGTCGGAGCCGAGATGGGGCTGGAGAGGGGCTCTGCCTGATTCGCGAGGCATAATCACCTCTGTTCATGCTGATGGAGAAGTGAGGGTTGCATTCTTTCATTTGCCAGGGTTGTGGAGAGGAGATCCTGCAGATCTCGAGGTTGAACATATATTTGAAGTGGGTGAGTGGGTGAAACTGAGGGAAGATGTTAGTAACTGGAAATCTGTTGGACCAGGCAGTGTGGGTGTTGTACAGGGTATAGGATATGATGGAGATGAGTGGGATGGAAGCATATATGTTGGTTTTTGCGGGGAGCAAGAAAGATGGGCGGGGCCTACTTCCCACCTTGAAAGAGTTGAAAGACTCATGGTTGGGCAGAAAGTTAGGGTTAAACTTTCTGTGAAGCAGCCAAGGTTTGGGTGGTCAGGCCACAGTCATGGAAGTGTTGGAACCATATCGGCAATTGATGCTGATGGGAAGCTGAGAATATACACTCCAGTAGGCTCCAAGACTTGGATGCTTGATCCATCAGAAGTGGAGCTGGTAGAGGATGAAGAACTTCACATTGGAGATTGGGTGAAGGTTAGGGCATCCGTTTCAACACCAACACACCAGTGGGGAGAAGTGAATCATTCAAGCACTGGAGTGGTGCATCGGATGGAAAATGGGGACCTATGGGTTTCATTCTGTTTCCTGGAGAAGCTGTGGCTTTGCAAGGCTTTGGAAATGGAACGAATTAGACCATTCAAAGTAGGCGACAAGGTGAAAATTAGAGAAGGTCTGGTAACACCTCGGTGGGGGTGGGGAATGGAGACTCATGCAAGCAAGGGCCAGGTAGTTGGGGTAGATGCAAATGGAAAGTTGAGGATTAAGTTTCATTGGAGAGAAGGGAGGCCATGGATCGGAGATCCTGCTGACATTGTTCTTGATGAGAGCTAA
- the LOC133681124 gene encoding nudix hydrolase 16, mitochondrial-like, protein MSELVARTGRLQQRYEGGCRLVAGCIPYRFRDYCEDDNADSAKVVELLMINSPSGPGLLFPKGGWENDETAEEAAVREAIEEAGVRGDLMDFIGYYEFKSKTHQDDCCPEGLCKAAMYALFVKEELELWPERSTRTRSWLTMSEAVENCRHKWMEVALKDFSTWRAKM, encoded by the exons atgtCTGAATTGGTAGCACGTACTGGTCGACTTCAACAACGGTACGAGGGCGGTTGTCGACTTGTTGCCGG GTGTATTCCATATAGATTTAGAGATTATTGTGAAGATGATAATGCCGATTCGGCGAAGGTTGTTGAGCTTCTTATGATCAATTCACCCAGTGGACCAGGTCTCTTGTTTCCAAAG GGGGGATGGGAGAATGATGAGACTGCTGAAGAGGCTGCTGTGAGGGAAGCCATTGAAGAAGCAGGAGTTCGAGGCGATCTAATG GATTTCATAGGGTATTATGAATTTAAGAGTAAAACTCACCAAGACGATTGTTGCCCAGAAGGTTTGTGTAAGGCTGCAATGTATGCTTTATTTGTCAAGGAGGAGCTTGAGCTATGGCCAGAGCGGAGCACAAGAACAAGAAGTTGGCTGACCATGTCTGAAGCAGTTGAGAATTGCAGGCATAAATGGATGGAAGTGGCTTTGAAGGACTTCTCTACCTGGCGTGCAAAGATGTAG